One Paenibacillus sp. FSL W8-0186 genomic window carries:
- the yqfD gene encoding sporulation protein YqfD, which yields MKSSVLSRLRGSVRIVVRGGNLEKLINELAKEGIEIWDVRSLPERKMEMNVQLSDYFSLRPLLKRTGCRMSVKRRSGVPFLLARLWRRKIFIAGFALFIAIIFALSSLVWDIEVQGNENISTEDVLRAAREEGIYPFQWIFRLQKQDKLSAELTRKLAGSSWVGVSRSGTRITIQVVEATRPKEQELRSPSHLVSSSDAVITQIYSERGQPQVKKHDRVRKGQVLIAGIQGNEFVVAKGEIKGIVWHEYNIEVPLVRKQNVYTGEKKERGYLFFGKTAVQITGYGRPGFAEFQTLSELDPLTWRSWKLPVGWMSERLLETTEIQMKLSPEQAKQDGIDRALRDIYAKQGVESKIVSQKILHEKTDNGKVYMKVLFEVEQDIAEDLPIVYDQGE from the coding sequence GTGAAATCATCTGTCTTATCCCGGTTGCGCGGCAGTGTGAGGATCGTTGTGCGCGGCGGGAATCTCGAGAAGCTCATTAATGAACTGGCCAAGGAAGGCATAGAGATATGGGATGTGCGTTCCTTACCGGAGCGGAAGATGGAGATGAATGTTCAGCTAAGCGATTATTTCTCCCTCCGTCCACTGCTGAAGCGGACAGGCTGCAGGATGTCCGTGAAACGGCGCAGCGGCGTGCCCTTTCTGCTCGCCAGGCTGTGGCGACGCAAAATTTTTATCGCGGGGTTTGCCCTGTTCATTGCGATTATATTTGCCCTCTCGTCGCTTGTGTGGGATATTGAAGTGCAGGGCAATGAGAATATATCAACCGAAGACGTGCTGCGTGCTGCACGCGAAGAAGGGATCTATCCTTTTCAATGGATATTCCGCCTGCAAAAACAGGACAAGTTATCCGCAGAGCTTACCCGCAAATTGGCCGGATCCTCCTGGGTAGGCGTATCCCGCAGCGGGACGCGCATCACAATCCAGGTCGTCGAAGCTACGCGCCCCAAGGAACAGGAGCTTCGAAGCCCCAGCCATCTCGTCAGCAGCTCCGATGCCGTGATCACGCAGATTTATTCTGAACGGGGACAACCCCAGGTGAAGAAGCATGACCGGGTCAGAAAAGGACAAGTGCTAATTGCCGGCATACAGGGGAATGAATTTGTCGTAGCCAAGGGAGAGATCAAGGGGATCGTCTGGCATGAATATAACATCGAGGTGCCGCTAGTGCGGAAGCAGAATGTCTATACGGGAGAAAAAAAGGAGCGAGGCTATCTGTTCTTCGGAAAGACCGCTGTCCAGATCACCGGATACGGCAGGCCTGGCTTTGCCGAGTTCCAAACCTTGAGCGAGCTTGATCCGCTGACCTGGAGAAGCTGGAAGCTGCCGGTCGGCTGGATGAGCGAGAGGCTGCTGGAGACGACGGAAATCCAAATGAAGCTTTCACCGGAGCAAGCGAAACAAGACGGAATCGACAGAGCTTTACGCGACATTTATGCGAAACAGGGCGTCGAATCGAAAATTGTCAGTCAAAAAATTTTGCATGAGAAGACAGACAATGGTAAAGTTTATATGAAAGTGCTTTTTGAAGTAGAGCAGGATATAGCGGAAGATCTTCCGATAGTATACGATCAAGGAGAATGA
- the yqfC gene encoding sporulation protein YqfC has protein sequence MSQLSRKIRKWAVEALDLPGDLVFDLPRLTMIGNKQLLVENHKGVVHFSPEELHLELKQGVLRVEGAELVIKAIMPEEVIIEGRISGIKYHGVEE, from the coding sequence ATGAGCCAGCTATCACGGAAAATCCGCAAATGGGCGGTCGAAGCGCTCGACTTGCCGGGGGATCTCGTATTCGATTTACCGAGGCTCACCATGATCGGCAACAAGCAGCTGCTGGTGGAGAATCACAAAGGGGTGGTTCACTTCTCACCAGAGGAGCTTCATCTCGAATTGAAGCAAGGGGTGCTGAGGGTCGAGGGAGCGGAGCTTGTGATCAAGGCAATCATGCCTGAGGAAGTTATTATTGAGGGCCGGATTTCCGGCATTAAATATCATGGAGTGGAGGAGTGA
- a CDS encoding GatB/YqeY domain-containing protein has product MNLSERLNEDMKQAMKSQDKFKLSTIRMVRATIKNLEIDLKRPLNDNEVLDILSREIKQRKDALQEFEKAGRDDLAANVKAEAEIIAVYLPEQLTEEEIKVIVQQTIQETGASSKADIGKVMSALMPKVKGRADGKLVNQAVQQLLQ; this is encoded by the coding sequence ATGAATCTTAGCGAGCGATTGAACGAAGATATGAAGCAAGCGATGAAGAGTCAAGACAAGTTCAAACTCTCCACCATTCGAATGGTTCGTGCTACGATCAAGAATCTTGAAATAGATCTGAAAAGACCTTTGAACGATAATGAAGTGCTTGATATCCTAAGTCGTGAAATCAAACAGCGCAAAGATGCCCTCCAAGAATTTGAAAAAGCAGGTCGCGATGATCTTGCTGCAAATGTCAAAGCTGAAGCTGAGATTATTGCCGTATACCTTCCTGAACAGCTTACAGAAGAAGAAATTAAAGTCATTGTACAGCAGACCATCCAGGAAACCGGTGCTTCTTCGAAGGCGGATATCGGGAAAGTCATGAGCGCTCTAATGCCCAAGGTCAAAGGCCGGGCGGACGGGAAGCTCGTGAATCAAGCGGTTCAGCAGCTTTTGCAATAA
- the rpsU gene encoding 30S ribosomal protein S21: MSETKVRKNETIDAALRRFKRSIAKDGVLAEVKKRKHYEKPSVKRKKKSEAARKRKF; encoded by the coding sequence GTGTCTGAAACTAAAGTTCGCAAAAACGAGACAATTGATGCTGCACTTCGTCGCTTTAAGCGTTCCATCGCAAAAGATGGCGTATTGGCTGAGGTGAAGAAACGCAAGCATTATGAAAAGCCAAGCGTAAAGCGCAAGAAAAAGTCCGAGGCTGCTCGTAAGAGAAAGTTTTAG
- a CDS encoding histidine triad nucleotide-binding protein: protein MENCLFCKIANGSIPSNKVYEDDTFLVFHDIQPAAPTHVLIIPKKHIATMNDVGPEDYAMIGELHRVAQEAAKKLGVAETGYRLINNCGPDSGQAVYHIHYHLIGGAKLGALVQSSDSHAI, encoded by the coding sequence ATGGAAAACTGTTTGTTTTGTAAAATCGCAAATGGATCAATTCCTTCAAACAAAGTGTACGAAGACGATACTTTTCTCGTATTCCATGATATTCAGCCGGCCGCTCCGACGCATGTTCTAATTATTCCAAAGAAGCACATTGCGACGATGAACGACGTGGGGCCTGAGGACTATGCGATGATCGGGGAACTCCACCGGGTAGCCCAAGAAGCCGCGAAGAAGCTTGGCGTTGCCGAGACAGGGTATCGCCTGATTAACAACTGCGGCCCGGACAGCGGACAGGCCGTCTACCACATTCACTATCATTTGATAGGCGGAGCAAAGCTAGGCGCTTTGGTACAAAGTTCCGATTCACACGCCATTTAA
- a CDS encoding AAA family ATPase has translation MKPISLKLSGLQSYRGMQEIDFTALCDTGLFGIFGPTGSGKSTILDAITLAMYGKVGRASGGTQGIMNHSEDSLFVAFTFELMSAKGEERYRVERRFKRQGDISVSNTVSRFIEISPEGEKVVADKLAEVTRCVEEKIGLKMDDFTRAVVLPQGKFAEFLSLKGAERRAMLQRLFHLEKYGDLLGQKLSRKVKENDQALKELAAEQQGLGDASEAALHEAEAALKAAAALAETRRRELDHAQQRSDQLSKVRELSLERSARTAQLAALRERDGAVAELEARLAAATAAERIRPALAAWQEAQQLAAARTAAAAEAREAAEATASSARAATEAAEAAAAELGREEPALLLRLDQLEQAKVLQAECEQLLAEARGLAAQHEQASAQHRQLGEELLKQEQLLVKAQQRKHELEEQLKSNEVKASERRSLQDAISRQQGIYSAREALSKAEAEENKQLAKAREASARLEALAQEEAGLVRERLALSEKAWEAGSSLAGLAAEAAGLAERIERYEAALKRTAKERDEHQWSLRLAEALSQGCPCPVCGSTEHPSPAAPELEEQGSLSSESELEQAGALLVQARDLRYAASRDSDALGSLASTLEAVLEEDSSAAIAHREAAASQAAAFPVPLLHADGSDFAGEFEDDLSGKAQTIAVLEQRYEELKSGQAEWREEFAALERGVKTLTHKLAEIQTKRASAAAEAASISQLAEQSQGNSRECREALARLMKEWELEHPGLSPEEAVIRMEQLHERDQAADDIKQRLSLSIPFIEEKTANITQLQKDIGELDKSLLQWELQEQGKQELLRDKKTRLTAWIGEESADELLQSTRQRIDWLRAQAEAGKRRQAEAETERQRCSQADVLAQQAATDARQQEARLLEQWQAELMVSPFDSEQQVAEAIMDKEQMSSMEEQIQSHRDAERELLISLKELEVKLEGRMVTEAEWQECCEALRHAKEQDEAALQLKARSQRDLEDLGHRHVRWQELEKIRLKREHEAGLLAKLQSSLRGNAFVEYVAEEQLMNVSQAASQRLRFLTNQRYALECDSGGGFVICDDANGGVKRPVATLSGGETFLTSLALALALSAQIQLRGQYPLQFFFLDEGFGTLDPELLDTVITSLEHLHHDHLSVGIISHVAELRARLARKLIVIPAESGGEGSRVMLERL, from the coding sequence ATGAAGCCGATCTCGCTGAAGCTATCAGGCCTGCAGAGCTACCGGGGCATGCAGGAAATTGATTTCACGGCGCTATGCGACACCGGGCTGTTTGGCATTTTCGGTCCGACCGGCAGCGGCAAATCTACGATTCTCGATGCCATCACGCTGGCGATGTATGGCAAAGTCGGCCGAGCTTCCGGGGGAACACAGGGGATTATGAACCATTCAGAGGATTCGCTGTTCGTCGCTTTCACCTTCGAGCTGATGTCGGCAAAAGGCGAGGAGCGCTACCGGGTCGAGCGCCGCTTCAAGCGCCAAGGTGATATTTCCGTCAGCAACACGGTTAGCCGCTTCATTGAAATATCTCCCGAGGGCGAGAAGGTCGTGGCGGATAAGCTGGCCGAGGTCACGCGCTGCGTCGAAGAGAAAATCGGCCTCAAAATGGATGACTTCACCCGTGCAGTCGTTCTTCCCCAGGGCAAGTTCGCTGAATTTCTCTCCTTGAAGGGGGCGGAGCGCAGAGCGATGCTGCAGCGCCTGTTCCATCTGGAGAAATACGGCGACCTGCTGGGCCAGAAATTGAGCCGTAAGGTCAAAGAGAACGATCAAGCGCTCAAAGAGCTCGCTGCGGAGCAGCAGGGGCTCGGCGACGCATCGGAAGCAGCGCTGCACGAGGCCGAGGCTGCGCTCAAAGCGGCTGCGGCGCTGGCGGAGACACGCCGGCGCGAGCTCGATCACGCGCAGCAGCGCAGCGACCAGCTCTCGAAGGTGCGCGAGCTGAGCCTTGAGCGCAGCGCGCGTACCGCGCAGCTTGCCGCCCTGCGCGAGCGTGACGGCGCGGTCGCGGAGCTGGAAGCGCGGCTCGCGGCCGCGACTGCTGCCGAGCGGATCAGGCCGGCGCTTGCGGCCTGGCAAGAAGCGCAGCAGCTCGCCGCTGCGCGTACCGCCGCAGCTGCCGAGGCTCGCGAGGCGGCGGAGGCCACGGCGAGCAGCGCCCGCGCCGCGACGGAGGCCGCAGAGGCGGCTGCGGCCGAGCTCGGGCGCGAGGAGCCGGCGCTGCTGCTGCGGCTGGACCAGCTCGAGCAGGCGAAGGTGCTGCAGGCGGAGTGCGAGCAGCTGCTTGCGGAGGCGAGGGGCCTTGCGGCCCAGCATGAGCAGGCAAGCGCCCAGCACCGGCAGCTCGGCGAAGAGCTGCTTAAGCAGGAGCAGCTGCTGGTCAAAGCGCAGCAGCGCAAACATGAGCTGGAGGAGCAGCTCAAGAGCAACGAGGTGAAAGCCTCCGAGCGGCGCAGCCTGCAGGACGCGATATCCCGGCAGCAGGGGATCTACAGTGCCCGCGAAGCGTTGAGTAAGGCGGAGGCGGAGGAGAACAAGCAGCTTGCGAAGGCGAGGGAAGCCAGCGCCCGCTTGGAGGCTCTGGCTCAGGAGGAAGCCGGATTGGTACGTGAGCGTTTGGCTCTGTCGGAGAAGGCTTGGGAAGCCGGGTCGAGTCTGGCGGGGCTTGCTGCCGAGGCTGCCGGGCTGGCCGAGCGGATCGAGCGCTATGAAGCGGCTTTGAAGCGTACCGCGAAAGAGCGGGACGAGCACCAATGGTCATTGCGCTTGGCCGAAGCCTTAAGCCAAGGCTGTCCATGCCCGGTATGCGGTTCGACAGAGCATCCGTCGCCGGCTGCTCCTGAGCTGGAGGAGCAGGGCTCGCTGAGCAGCGAGTCGGAGCTGGAGCAGGCTGGCGCGTTGCTGGTACAAGCCCGCGATTTACGCTATGCGGCATCGAGGGATTCCGATGCTTTGGGCAGCTTGGCCAGCACGCTGGAGGCAGTTCTCGAAGAGGATTCGTCTGCTGCGATTGCACACCGTGAAGCAGCCGCGTCTCAAGCCGCAGCCTTTCCGGTACCCTTACTGCATGCTGATGGCTCTGATTTTGCCGGCGAATTCGAGGATGATCTGTCCGGGAAAGCGCAGACGATAGCTGTACTAGAACAGCGATATGAGGAATTGAAGAGCGGACAGGCCGAATGGCGCGAGGAATTCGCAGCTTTGGAACGCGGCGTCAAGACCTTGACTCATAAGCTGGCTGAAATTCAGACGAAGCGGGCTTCCGCGGCAGCGGAGGCGGCTTCAATATCTCAACTGGCTGAACAGTCCCAGGGGAATAGCCGCGAGTGCCGCGAAGCGCTGGCTAGGCTCATGAAGGAATGGGAGCTGGAGCATCCGGGCTTGTCACCGGAGGAGGCGGTCATCCGCATGGAGCAGCTTCATGAGCGGGATCAGGCTGCGGACGATATCAAGCAGCGGCTGTCTCTAAGCATTCCTTTTATTGAAGAGAAAACTGCGAATATTACCCAGCTGCAAAAAGACATCGGCGAGCTTGACAAGTCGCTGCTGCAATGGGAGCTTCAGGAGCAGGGCAAACAGGAGTTGCTTCGTGACAAAAAGACGCGTCTGACGGCATGGATCGGCGAGGAATCGGCAGATGAGCTGCTGCAGAGCACCCGCCAGCGAATCGACTGGCTGCGGGCGCAGGCCGAGGCGGGCAAACGCCGCCAGGCGGAAGCCGAGACGGAGCGCCAGCGCTGCAGCCAGGCGGATGTACTCGCGCAGCAGGCAGCCACGGATGCCCGGCAGCAGGAAGCGAGGCTGCTGGAGCAGTGGCAGGCTGAGCTTATGGTTTCCCCGTTTGATAGCGAGCAGCAAGTTGCAGAAGCTATTATGGATAAGGAGCAGATGAGCTCCATGGAGGAGCAAATCCAATCCCACCGGGATGCTGAACGCGAGCTGTTGATTAGCCTCAAAGAGCTCGAGGTTAAGCTGGAAGGCCGGATGGTGACTGAGGCGGAGTGGCAGGAATGCTGCGAAGCACTGCGGCATGCGAAGGAGCAGGATGAGGCCGCTTTGCAGTTGAAGGCGAGGTCGCAGCGTGATCTGGAGGACCTCGGACATCGGCATGTCCGCTGGCAGGAGCTCGAGAAAATCCGCCTGAAGCGGGAGCATGAAGCGGGTCTGCTGGCCAAGCTGCAATCCTCTCTGCGCGGAAATGCGTTTGTGGAATACGTAGCGGAGGAGCAGTTGATGAACGTCAGCCAAGCGGCATCGCAGAGGCTGAGGTTCCTGACGAATCAGAGATATGCGCTGGAATGTGATTCCGGCGGAGGTTTTGTCATTTGCGACGATGCGAACGGCGGAGTGAAGCGTCCGGTAGCTACTCTTTCCGGCGGGGAGACGTTCCTCACTTCTTTGGCGCTCGCCCTGGCTTTATCGGCGCAGATTCAGCTTCGCGGCCAATACCCGCTGCAGTTCTTTTTCCTGGACGAAGGCTTCGGCACGCTGGACCCTGAGCTGCTGGATACGGTAATTACCTCACTGGAGCATCTCCATCACGATCATTTATCCGTTGGGATTATAAGCCACGTGGCTGAGCTTCGGGCAAGATTAGCCCGTAAGCTGATCGTCATCCCGGCGGAAAGCGGCGGGGAGGGCTCACGGGTGATGCTCGAGAGATTGTAA
- a CDS encoding exonuclease SbcCD subunit D → MRILHTGDWHLGRTLEGRSRFREQEMFMDELIQLTRDQQVDMILMAGDVYDSVNPPAAAEGLFYDAAARLNDNGCQLVVIAGNHDQPERISAVSPLVAQRGITLVGLPSSRSVIVDVPRTKERAVIAALPYPSEARLSELLAEDGDERELRSAYSAKVSKLMRQLAQEFRPDTVNLAMSHIYVLGGVESDSERPIQVGGAYTVDPSALDVGAQYTALGHLHRPQLVKGSGLIRYSGSPLAYSFSEAGQAKSVMLLDTAPGEIPRMEELFLSSGRPLVRWTCRGGLEEAHRWLDEGRDHNAFIDLEISLTEAMSMSDIQTLRKAHEGIVHIRPVYPGRAEEMAAASRAQMPVHELFRKFYQRQSGGAEPEEELVELFMSLVAEDEAAGIEEEEEV, encoded by the coding sequence ATGCGTATTTTGCATACGGGAGATTGGCATCTGGGACGGACGCTGGAGGGGAGAAGCCGTTTTAGGGAACAGGAGATGTTTATGGATGAGCTTATCCAGCTTACCCGCGATCAGCAGGTCGATATGATATTAATGGCCGGTGACGTATACGATAGCGTCAACCCGCCTGCGGCTGCCGAGGGATTGTTCTACGATGCCGCGGCCCGTCTGAATGACAACGGCTGCCAGCTTGTCGTTATCGCCGGGAATCATGACCAGCCCGAGCGCATTTCCGCCGTTTCTCCGCTTGTCGCACAGCGCGGCATTACGCTGGTGGGTCTGCCCAGTTCCCGAAGCGTGATCGTGGACGTGCCGCGTACGAAAGAACGGGCGGTCATCGCGGCCCTGCCTTACCCCTCGGAAGCGAGATTATCCGAATTGCTGGCCGAGGACGGGGACGAACGGGAGCTGCGCTCGGCCTACAGCGCAAAGGTCAGCAAGCTAATGCGGCAGCTGGCGCAGGAATTTCGGCCTGACACTGTGAATCTGGCCATGAGCCATATCTATGTGCTGGGCGGAGTAGAATCGGACTCCGAGCGGCCCATCCAGGTCGGCGGCGCTTACACGGTGGACCCATCGGCTCTGGATGTCGGAGCACAGTATACGGCGCTGGGGCATTTGCACCGCCCCCAGCTCGTCAAGGGCAGCGGGCTGATCCGGTACAGCGGCTCTCCGCTAGCCTACAGCTTCTCGGAGGCTGGGCAAGCGAAATCGGTGATGCTGCTGGATACGGCTCCTGGCGAGATTCCTAGAATGGAAGAACTGTTTCTCAGCAGCGGCCGCCCGCTGGTGCGCTGGACATGCCGCGGCGGCCTGGAAGAGGCTCATCGCTGGCTTGATGAGGGGCGGGATCACAACGCCTTCATCGACCTTGAGATCAGCCTGACCGAAGCGATGTCGATGAGCGATATCCAGACGCTGCGCAAGGCCCATGAGGGAATTGTACATATCCGCCCAGTGTATCCGGGGCGGGCCGAGGAAATGGCGGCCGCCTCACGCGCACAAATGCCGGTTCACGAGCTGTTCCGCAAATTTTATCAGCGGCAAAGCGGCGGAGCGGAGCCGGAAGAGGAATTGGTGGAGCTGTTTATGTCGCTGGTGGCTGAAGATGAAGCCGCCGGCATCGAAGAGGAGGAGGAAGTATGA